The genome window TCACAGGTGGGCCATAGATATCGGAGGGTTTACCGCGCTGGCCTGCGGTCTTTCTACTTTTACCGAAGGAACGATAGCCGGTTTTTTGCATAAAAAATTAAATCACGGGAAGGTAAGCTGGAAAATCGCTTTGTTAATTGGTGTAGCTTTGGAGCTGTTGCAGATGGTTATTATATTGATCGTTGCAAAACCTTTTTCTGCAGCTTTGAATCTGGTAAAGGTAATTTGGTTCCCCATGACTTCGGTAAACTCCATAGGAATTGCGCTTTTTATATCGATAATTGAAAGCATCTTTGGAGAGCAGGAAAGGGTAGGAGCCTATCAGGCGCAAATTGCACTGGAAATCGCTTCGGAGACGCTCCCTTATTTAAGGCAGGGTTTAAATGAATTTTCAGCTTTCAAAGCGGCAAAGATAATTTACGAAAAAGTAAATTACGATGCGGTGGCGATTACCGATAATAAACAGATCCTTGCACACATAGGGGCAGGAGAGGATCACCATAAGAGCGGGATTAATGTGCTGACAAAACTTACTCAAAAAGCTTTAGAAACTGGCGAGTGCCAGATAGCTTCAAATAAGGAAGAAATCGAATGCAAAATTAACGAATGCCCGTTAAGGTCGGCGGTAATCGTGCCCTTAAAGGAAAAGGATCAGGTTATAGGCTGCCTTAAACTTTATAAAGTAAGGGAAAACAGCATTACCGGTATCGATGTTCGGTTGGCGCAAGGTCTTGCCCAGCTTTTTTCCACCCAGCTGGAACTTTCAAAGATGGAATATCAGGCAAAACTTCTTGCTAAAGCGGAGTTAAAAGCTTTACAGTTTCAAATTAATCCCCATTTCCTCTTTAATGCGCTAAATACCATTGTTTCCATTTGCCGCAGCAACCCAGAAAAAGCCCGGTCGCTTCTCATTTATCTCGGTGAATTCTTGAGAAAAAACCTTAGCTCCGTCAAGGAAATGGTACCTTTAGAACAGGAACTTGAACACGTGAGGGCCTATCTTGC of Thermovenabulum gondwanense contains these proteins:
- a CDS encoding sensor histidine kinase; protein product: MAYLILKGLINRLGIFIIIALLLSKNRAFKNLILKQHVSIKDKLVLSAIFGAFGILGTYMGIPVYGAIANSRAVGVIIGGLLGGPFVGILSGFLAGFHRWAIDIGGFTALACGLSTFTEGTIAGFLHKKLNHGKVSWKIALLIGVALELLQMVIILIVAKPFSAALNLVKVIWFPMTSVNSIGIALFISIIESIFGEQERVGAYQAQIALEIASETLPYLRQGLNEFSAFKAAKIIYEKVNYDAVAITDNKQILAHIGAGEDHHKSGINVLTKLTQKALETGECQIASNKEEIECKINECPLRSAVIVPLKEKDQVIGCLKLYKVRENSITGIDVRLAQGLAQLFSTQLELSKMEYQAKLLAKAELKALQFQINPHFLFNALNTIVSICRSNPEKARSLLIYLGEFLRKNLSSVKEMVPLEQELEHVRAYLAIEQARFGDRLKVVYEIEPDTNVMVPPLILQPLVENAVKHGLLPKKEGGVVLIKTRKVTGGIEITVADNGLGMDENEVENLFNKKECGEKIGLFNVNARLENLYGSESRLRINSRLMKGTEVKFFIPSTERTWREAYGNYRAAGR